TCGGGTCGACCTGGATCTCCAGCCACCCCGACCCATCCCGCAGATCCTCCTCCGCGGCCTCCCGCACCAGCCGCTGGATGTCCTCCGGCTCCCGCAGGCACGAGCGCGCCGCGTCGTACAGCCGCTGAAAGCGGAACCAGCCCCGCTCGTCCGTCGCCCGCAGACTCGGCGGCTCCCCGCTGGTCAGCGCCTCGCTCAGCGCATCAGGCAGCCGGACGCCGTACTTGTCGGCCAGTTCCAGCACCGTCGAGGGCCGCATCGATCCGGTGAAGTGCAGGTGCAGATGGGCTTTCGGCAGCTCAGAGACATCACGTACACGCTCCATCCCAGGATCCTGCCGTACGCCTCAGCCGTCCCGGTAGCGGTTTCCCCTTTCGTGGTCTTGCTCGCACAAACAAATGGGGCACATACCGAATCCGGTATGTGCCCCAGGCCCGAGAGCCGGCGAAGCGGACGTCAGTCCCGCGCCTCCGCCAGCAGCTTCTGGATCCGGCTCACGCCCTCGACGAGGTCCTCGTCGCCCAGCGCGTACGACAGCCGCAGGTACCCCGGCGTACCGAACGCCTCACCCGGCACCACCGCGACCTCGGCCTCCTCCAGGATCAGCGCGGCCAGCTCGACCGTGTCCTTGGGCCGCTTGCCCCGGATCTCCTTGCCGATCAGCGCCTTCACCGACGGGTACGCGTAGAACGCGCCCTCCGGCTCCGGGCAGACCACGCCGTCGATCTCGTTCAGCATCCGCACGATCGTCTTGCGGCGCCGGTCGAAGGCCTCACGCATCTTCGCGACGGCGTCCAGGTCACCGGAGACCGCGGCCAGCGCCGCGGCCTGGGCGACGTTGGAGACGTTGGACGTGGCGTGCGACTGGAGGTTCGTCGCCGCCTTGACGACGTCCTTGGGGCCGATGATCCACCCCACGCGCCAGCCGGTCATCGCGTACGTCTTCGCGACACCGTTCACCACGATGCACTTGTCGCGCAGCTCGGGCAGCACCGCCGGCAGCGACACCGCGGAGGCACCGCCGTAGACCAGGTGCTCGTAGATCTCGTCGGTCAGCACCCACAGGCCGTGCTCGACGGCCCAGTGGCCGATCGCCTCGGTCTCCTGCTCGCTGTAGACCGCGCCGGTCGGGTTCGACGGCGAGACGAAGAGCACGACCTTCGTCTTCTCCGTACGGGCCGCCTCCAGCTGCTCGACGGTCACCCGGTAGCCGGTCGTCTCGTCCGCGACGACCTCCACCGGGACACCCCCGGCCAGCCGGATCGACTCCGGGTAGGTCGTCCAGTACGGCGCGGGCACGATGACCTCGTCGCCCGGGTCGAGGATCGCGGCGAAGGCCTCGTAGATGGCCTGCTTGCCACCGTTGGTGACGAGGATCTGCGAGGCGTCGACCTCGTAGCCCGAGTCGCGCAGCGTCTTCGCGGCGATCGCGGCCTTCAGCTCGGGCAGACCGCCCG
This genomic stretch from Streptomyces sp. Go-475 harbors:
- a CDS encoding pyridoxal phosphate-dependent aminotransferase gives rise to the protein MSAATPPTERRVSARVGAISESATLAVDAKAKALKAAGRPVIGFGAGEPDFPTPEYIVEAAIEACKNPKFHRYTPAGGLPELKAAIAAKTLRDSGYEVDASQILVTNGGKQAIYEAFAAILDPGDEVIVPAPYWTTYPESIRLAGGVPVEVVADETTGYRVTVEQLEAARTEKTKVVLFVSPSNPTGAVYSEQETEAIGHWAVEHGLWVLTDEIYEHLVYGGASAVSLPAVLPELRDKCIVVNGVAKTYAMTGWRVGWIIGPKDVVKAATNLQSHATSNVSNVAQAAALAAVSGDLDAVAKMREAFDRRRKTIVRMLNEIDGVVCPEPEGAFYAYPSVKALIGKEIRGKRPKDTVELAALILEEAEVAVVPGEAFGTPGYLRLSYALGDEDLVEGVSRIQKLLAEARD